tgtatcttaggGTTTTATGTGCAATTGTAAACAAGATCAACtttttgatttctccttctttGGTCTCATTGtaagtgtacagaaatgcaacggATTTCTATAccttgattttctatcctgctGGTTTGCTGAGTTCCTGTATGAGTGCTatcaattttggggtggagtcttttgggttttccatacagaGTATCATGGCATCTGTGAGGAGTAAGAGTTTGACTTGTTCTTTGTTGATTCAGacgccttttctttccttttgttgtcaATTGCTGAGGCGAGGAattctagtactctgttgaacaacagtggtgagagtggatatccctgccttgttcttgaccttaggggaaaagctctcagtttttgccCATTGATATGCTATTCACTGTGGCCTTTCCATATATGGCTCTTGTggtattgaggtatattcccgcTATCCCTACACCGTGAGGAGTTttcatcaagaaaggatgctgtaccttgtgaaatgctttttctgtatctactgagAGGAttgtatggttcttgtccttcctTTTTGAGGTTGTTTATACATAGATTGGTGTGTGCATGTTGGACCACCCCTGTATCCCAGGAGTAACaaccacttggtcatggtgaataatccttctaatgtgctattggatcctattggctaataacTGTCACACTGATGTCCTCCCAGTTTTCATGACCCCTAATCCTAaattttaggatatatttttcCTCACATGAGGATATTCCCCTGGGTCACCGCAGGATCATCTCTTAGAAGGTCGCATGGTACCTGAGGGCCTCCTCGTCCTCAGACTCTGCTTCATTCTGCTTCATTGTTCAAGCAATGCCCTATAGGGTCAAAGAGATTGACGGACTTGGGCATTTTCCATTTCCTGGATGTGCTGAAGATGAGGGTTAGAGTGTTTGATTTGCCTTTTTCGTTCattggtttaatttttaaatgtcggTGGAGAGATTTAGATGTAGGAGTCTGCCGGGACTGTATGTTGTCCAGAAGTTCTCAATACATATGAAGAGCTTTGTTCAGCTGGTGTTTTGACCCAACTTTGTGTCACTTTTTCTGTTTCAGGGTTCAGATTATTTAGTCttaagaagagagaaacagaaatctcCTAACACATTGTATATATTGTACCTCAGTTGGATATCATATGGCTAATTTTTTTGCTATGCCACATAGCACTGCAGTAAAAAAATCCTACATCTCAATTGCTTTTTGGTCCTCAAATGTTTCTAGCCTTGAATTAACACTGGGATTGCCTTGAAGTAGGATGAATACACCAACCGCTGTCTGGATAGAGGGAAATACAGGGCGAGTGAGTGATTTCATTATACTCCTACCAACCCATAAGAGAATTCTTGTTATTCCATTTCCTGTCCACCACTTGCTATAGCTCTCTTTAACTTTTTGTCAGTGTGAGGCATGTATAAAGCAAGCCCGTGGTTCTTCGTGTTATCTTGACTACTTGGGATGTGTTCAGTGACTTCATAGGCTGATTTACTGTCTGTGACTTGCTCTAAGCATTTGCACAGATCTTAGGAGAGTCAGACTTACACATATTTATTGGCAGGAGATCTTTATGTTCTGGATACCGATCCTTTGCTCATGAGGGACTAAATCACCTTTTAGAAGCAGATCTGTTTCTGCTGTGAAGACTCACCGTGCTCTGAAGGACGTGAGTCAGTGGGGAGAGATGACAGGAGAGACAGGGCTGTGGTGCGGGATCCGGGAAACTCAGAAAGATTCTCGACTGCTTCATTCCCAGAACATTTGTTTGCATCTGGCCTGTCAGGATCATGTCTGAGACTGACGGATGACTGCTTGAAAGTGGATTTCTGAGCGATCCTTCAATTCTCTATCTCCCCAACAGATCTAGCAGaatcaccacttttattcactCCACACGGTGGAGGAAGAGCAAAATTCCATGAGTTCTCTTGGGATGTAGAACAaatcccaggggcacctgtgtggttcagccagttaagtgtctgccttcagctgagctcatgatcccagggtcctagaatcaatcCTCCTGCTGAGCTCGCGGCTCAGAGGGGACCGACCCCACTTGTccaactccctctgcccctctcccccacacacgctttctctctctcctgccccctttctctctcaaataaataaaaatctttttactactaaaaaaaaaattaagaattccaGGCGTGCCTAGAgcagcttagtcagttaagcatctgcctttacctcaggtcaggttcccagggttctggaatggagccccacaaccagcttcctgctcagcggggagtctgctcttccttctatcctctgctcctcccccagcttgtgctcactccctctccccctctctgtccctctcaaataaataatatctttgaaaaaaacagaaaaaataagttaaaaattacaaattaactatatatttttatagtagagataatatttatttaaatatacgtACCCGGGCATAATTTACTGAGGAAAATAATCACACATACGTCATTCTATTTAAAAGTCCATGAGCTTCCTTCTCAGTACATAGAAAAAAATCCCTGAGTTTCCATAACTTCAAACAATATCTTCTTGGTGATATTGTCCGCAAGGACATGGTTATCTTACAGAGAAAAATCCAATATTGCACAAGCAAAGGACAAGATGGAGAACGTTCTCTTCATTGAGAGTCCCCGGTCAAGTACTTAAACATTTCAGTGCAAGAGTTCCATCACTTAGCACCGACAGAAAATGGCATAAAATATGCCGGTGGAAAGTGCTCAACAGGAGAGCCACCAAATGCAAGAAGGGGTATGAGAGGTTCGTGGTCCTGCACCCCGTGGTTGGACTGAGGTCTCTGGATCTGTAAACTTGAAAATGCTGGTGGTCGTCTAATGATGAACAGCAGCTCATCCAAAGGCACCTGGCCCAGAGGCAGAGTCGCTGAGCTGGTGCCACTCTCAGGGGTTTCTTGGTGGCCTTGGCAGCCTATGAAAAGAACAGAGTTTGTCTCCATGGCTGAGGAAGTCCTGGGTCTCTTGTCCTGGGGCTGCCCTTCACCAGCACTCCCCAAACCAGAGCCTTGCCCTTGTCCAGGTACATGCTTTCCCCGCAGGAGtgaccccagccctgggcccagTGACTTTTACACATCTCCTCCCGCCTGAAACAAATCACTGAGTCAGCCCCAGACCCTGTTTCCAATGGTCTGGGCTCAGGACCAAAGTGAGTGAGAAACCAACGTGCTCACGTGACTCGGGTTCCTATGCTCCCTCTCATGGCAGGTTATAAGGATCTGCTGGGGGATCTGACAGAAGACAGGGGCCTGCAGTGGACACCTCTAACCTTGGGGAACACTGTGGGCAAAGgtgcttcttttcccttccctcccagcctcctggtGAGCAGCACAAAGAGCTCTTAGTCTGAtgatcccttcccccatcccatccATTCTTGGTCTGGCTCAGCTGGGAGCTCACAGGGGAGCTCAGTTAGCCCACCTCCCAGGTCAGCCctgccaaaagcagaggctgcTCAGTGGCTCAGGATCTGAGGTCTGCCGGAAGCTAACTGCCGGGATGGCACCAGCCTCAGCCAGGATTCCCACTGTTGCTCGGAGAACTGGCCTCCTTCTAGTCCTGTCATGCACGGTCTCTACTGGGCACTTGCTGCCTCACATGCAGAGACACAAGCCATGTTCTGGGGGACCACGGCACGACTGTCTAGCCCTTTAAGTTGGTCTGCAGAGGCCTTCCCACTCCGGCTTCTTGGGATTAGACCCTGGCCCCTTATCCTTATAACTGCCGGGATGGGGTCCCCTTCTCCTTGAGATGTCTCATGGAGCTGCCATGCTGCTCTCTCTCAAAGGGGAGGACGGCCCATGCTGTGTGTCCCCGCTGTCCCCACACCACCCACCCTGGGCCCAATTTGACTCTCTCCGATGGAGAACCGGGTCAGAGCCAGGCCTGCCTTCCCTCAATCCCTTTAGCACTGACAGGCCTTAAGCAGTGGTGTGGGCCCCTCCCCTTTCCCAGTGGCCTTAACAGTGAGTGAGGCCATATCAGAGCTCCGAGCCGAGCTTGCCCAAGTTGTTGCCAGCACGTGGTATGAGATCTCATTCATCTGGTTCCACTGCCCTGTGAGAAGGCTCAGGCAgtgggcaggggtgaggctggGAACTCACCGTTCCCTGTGCTCATACCAGGccatctgctcctcccttccctctcaatCTGCTCTCACTACCTGTCCATCTAATGGTCTCCAACGCGGATGCCAAGTATGACCACACAGCTGATGAGCAGGGGGAAGATCCAGGTGCCGGGTCTGATGGCGCTGGCCCTGCCCGGGGCCGTGTCTTGTCGCATGGTTGGTGGcactgaaatgaaaacacaaggatcAGAGCCCCAGTTGGGACCCCAAACTGGGGGAGGCTTCCTCAGCTCCTGCTGGCCCAGGCCCATCATACCAGGCAGACGGTGTCTATCACTGTCCTTGTGGCAGCTGCTGTGACCAGTTCTCATGTCGGCAAGGAGGGAGGGGATGTTCTCTGTCCCCTAGGGGCTCCTCCAGCCAATAGGGGAAGCAGGGTTTGCAATGTAAGCAGTCACTCCTGCTGTGACACACAGGAGGTGATGCAGGACAAGGATGGTGACAACCACATTCCCCCTGGCACTGAAGCATTTCCAGCAATACGCCAGGTGACACAGAAAAGATGATGATTCTCAGAACAAGGAACATAGGACCATCGCTGGAAACAGACTGATGCTCCCCTGTTTGCACCAGCAAGAAATCCAAGAAATACCCAAGCACAAAGGTACGTGCAGCCAGGAAGTGATTCCAGGAggtgagaagggaaaggaaggatgcTAGAACATTCCAGTGGCCATTATTATACCCAGAAGAATTTGCCATGGATGGAccgatttctctctctctccctcagacacacacatacaccatacTGTGGGGCAGGCGAAGCTCATCTCAGGAGAACCAGCCGTCCACCCAGTCTTCTGAGTTACCTGTGGTCTCCTGCGTTTCATCCCGGTGCTCCCACACTTGCTGGAGCCAGCTCTGACAGTCTCCGTTTGAGGTCCTCACGAGCAGCATGGTCAGCTCTCTGTCATCATCCAACATGTCCTTAACCTGTTGGCCTCCAGAAGGATCCACTGTCCACTTTCTGTTCTTCGGGTCAAAGAGGTAGGTTATCGGCTCATTGAAGCAAAACTGCCAGGATGCTCTGGTGTGTCCATCGGCCCCACGCTCACACATGAGCCTGCCCTGCATGGTGAGAGAacctgtccctgcccccagcagAGAAACAAGTCAACCTCTGGTCCTGACCAATCCTTTGTCCCACCCACTGTGCACTCCTCAGGTCACTCCCGGCACTCCTGGTCCTGCTCTGGCCTCCTTGTATACCCTGGCTGCTGGGCCACATGTGTGGGACCCACTTCGAAGATTTACGTGACCACAATAGCTCCCCCGCCCTGACAAAgtgttctccttctgccctgggcCTTCAGACTTACGGCTCTTAGTGAAATTCTCTGCATTGATGTCCAGCAGTTTCTTTCTGAGCTCTTCCACCAGGAGTTCCACAGTTTCCTCCTGTTTCTGCCAAAATACTCTGTCCTTCAGCTTCATCCCCCGAGGACCAATGGGTTTGAACTCCTTGGTCTGACAgtcataggaaaaaaatgttttgccaTTGATCTGGCCTTGAACCTCACACCATGGTTGTCCAGGCCTGGCCTGAGATGTGATGAAGGAATGGTAGGAAAGCGACAGAGCATCTGCGAAGGGAAAACACAGGTGGAGGTTGGGGCTGGAAGAAAAAGAGCAGCAGGCACCCCTCTGCCCTCCAGGTGACAGCACTAGATGTGAGCAAGACAGAGCAAGGATTGTCCCTGCACAGCAGCTCCCCTAGCCTTGGAGGCTGGCGCTCTTCCCTTGTTGGGATAGGATCAGGTTGCCTCTGTCTTGCAGGAGACCACATAGCCCCAGATAGGAACCCACGCCTACCATGCCAACCCCTGCCTCAGTCACTCTATCCAGTCCAGGGACACGCCAGCCTGACCATAGCACAGGAGGCCTACATGTTTGAGGACTGTCAGGATGCAGGCCAGTGTCCGGTAGGACGatgaagggcagggagggggctgctccagaggagctgggcagggtgggggcagggtgaggaCAGACTCCCAAAGCCAAACCAGGGAGAGTTCAGGATCATGGGTCGCAGGATTCAGCAAGGCCCTGGAGATGGCGCTAATGTGCTTCAAGGATGGGTGCCGGTAAAGTGAAGACAGGCTGTCCCGCGCTGCACTGACACGATTATCAAGAATTTCCCGAGCAGAGATGAGAGGAAGGGATTCCCAGGCTCAGAGAAGTGCATAAGTGAGATTGATATAGAAATAGGAgccaaacaaacagaagaaactccccaaacaaacaaaccataaaacCGCAAAGAGGTCCAAAAATACATCGATGGGGAGCGCTGGAGGAGCGGGGATGGTGCGTCAGTGGCAGAGGCGCGCGGTTGTGTGGGGTCCAGGCCTTGCGCGATCGCCCTGTCCTGCACATAGCCCGGGGCTCCGGGACTGGGTACCCGctcacagagaggcaggtgggggctggggccgTCCGCAGGCTCCCCACCGCAGCCTCTCCCCACCTACTCCCCCGCTCCGCGCGCCCAGAGCCTGGCAGTCGGTGGTGGCCCAGGTTCCCTCTTTTCCGTCCCTTAGGGCGACAAAGTCCCGGCGAACTCCGCGGAGCGGGGAAGGAGCCCGCCGCGGGGACCTGAGGGGGGCGGGGCGTCGGCGGCCCCAGACGGCGACAAGGGTCGCAAGCCCCGGGACTCACCTCCGCCGAGCGTCGCGCCCACGCCCAACCCCGAGGGCGCCGCTGCGATCCcgcgcagcagcagcagcagcagcagcagcagcaacaggagCGGCAAGCGCCCCGTGAACTTGGTGGCGGCCGTGGGTCCCATCGCGGCCCCGAGCCGGGGGGAGTCCCAGGTCAGGCGCCGAGTGGCTTCTGAAGGAACCCGCGGGCCGGGAGGCAGAACGTGCTTCCTGTGGCCGGGCCGGGGCTGCGCGAGAGGGCACCTGTCTCTCATCCTAGCGGGACTGGACCTCTGTCCGGGAGAAACTGCTCAGTGTCGCCCAACTTTCCCTTCTTACACTTGAGGCAGAGGCGAGAGAACTCGAGCGGACGGAGGCGGGAGAGGCAGACGAAGCGGCCGAGGACCCAGCCCCAGGCAGTGTCTCCGCTGAGCGGAACTGCTGAGCGAAGGGGCCCGTCGGACGCAGCTGCAGATTCAATGGACCTGGGGCTGCTGCAACCGCCTGGGCCCTGATCTCGGGAAGGGGGCGGGGCGAGGGAGGCGCGCCAGGGCCCGGCGGACTGGGAGGGGCCCCCTCCAGCCAATCCGGCGAGGAACATTTTTGACACGTGAAAACCAGGAGATCCATGCACCGGCCAATGGGCATGACAAGTTCACTGGTTTTCTTTTGCTCAGGTACCACTAGGTTTCCTTCCCTCCACCTTTTATAAGAATCAAATTTGGTGAGATATAATTTACAAGCAATCCTCCCCTTCTTTGTGAAGGCAGGTAGCTTCAAGCCCCTTATCTTTGGAAGTGTAGGAGAAGCATAGGGCTATCTGGCCAAACTCTAACACAGGTTCTTAGGCTCTGGAAGAGCAATGCTATTACTCCAGCTACGCATCCTAAGCATACCCTAAATTCGACAGAGAATCCTATTTCCAAGCACTACTATCTTCAGGTTTCGCGGGGAggtgtgtgatttttctttttttcagtgacCACACTTTAGCTCTGAGACAAAGTGAGTGTTGGAGCTAGAGTACATCACTTTCACTCACAATCATATTCCTATTGTATGAATTACATAAAATCAGCCACATAATGCTAGACTTGTTATAAGTATGATAGATAATAAAGTAGCCCATCCCCTTTAGTCACTGGAAACACTTAGGTTGTAAACAACAGCACCTGGAGAAACCAAACTCAGCTGACTTAAACAGATATGACCAGATATGTGTAGGGCTCTAACAGAAGCCTGAGGAACTGTTCCaccttaaagttttatttatttattcacagaaCACTGATTCATCTACTTTTGGTTTCCTTTAACAGAGGACCTCAAAATAGTATGTCCTATGTCAATCTGGAAAATTTACTATGAGAAGTCACATGTttctaaaaattatgaaaagcaTTTATAAATCTGCCAATCCCCTAGGAATGCAAGGATAAGAGACAGTCCCCTACTGTTTACCTCTCAATTTTCGCCAGAAATTTAGGTTTTAAAGGGTTGACAATTCTCGTATAGAAGCTTAgtgaataataataactaattgtatatagtttaaaatatatttaaagaatataccTAAACCATGTGAATTGTAGTAACACATTGCCTGTTGAGGCCAAATcactaattttgttttctttttcctatttttttaaatttagattcaaCTGgatgacatataatgtattcctAGTTTCTGAGGCAGAGGTCAGCTATTCATGTCTCACACACCACgtagccccctcccccacagtgtCCACCACCTAGTATGTCCatcccgctcccccacccccaccagtaACCCACAGCTTCTTttctgtgattaagagtctcttatggtttgtctccctctccgtttcgtcttctttgatttttccctcccttctcccgcgatcctctgttttgtttcttcaattccacatatgagtaagaccatatgatacttgtcATTGCTGACTGACTTGCTTCGCTTAGCAGAATACCCTCTAGTTGAAATgcttgttgttgcaaatgtcaagatttcatttttctgatggctaagtataTTATCACATctccattatccattcatctgtcgatggacatctgggctctttccacagtttggctattgtggacattgctgccataaacactgGGGTGAATTCGCCCCTTtggttcactacatttgtatctttagggtgaatacccagtagtgtgattgctgggtcatagggtagctctattttcaactttttgaggaacctccatgctgttttccagagcagttgCACTAACTtgtattcccactaacagtgtgggagggttctcctttctccgcatcctcaccagcatctgtcctttcctgacttgttaattttaggcattctgactggtgtgaggtggtatctcatggtggttttcatttgtatgtcCTTAATGCCGAGCAAGGTTGAGCATTTTtgcatgtgtctattggccatatggatgtcttctccggagacatgtctgttcatgtcttctgctccttTCTTGATTGGATGGTTTGTTCTTGGCTGTTGAGTCtgagaagttttttatagattttggatactagccccttttctgtcatttgcaaaatcttctcccattctgtagtggTCTTGTGGTTTTGTTGACTGACATTTTGCtatccaaaagctttttattgGGATGCCCGGATGGCTTAGttaggtaagtgtctgccttctgctcaggtaattatccaagggtcctgggatggaggtctgcataggactccctgctcagcaggaagtctcctcttccctctacctctgcccctcccccctgctcatgctctctctctttctataaataaataaaatctttaaaacaacaacaacaacaacaagacctagacctttttatcttgatgacaTCCCAGTAGATCATacttgcctttgtttcccttgcctttggagacatgtcttacaAGAAGGTGCTGTGGATGTGCTcatagaggttgctgcctatgttctcctctaggattttgatggattcctgtctcacatttaggtctttcatccattttgagtctgtttgtGGGTAGGGTGTTagaaaatggcccagtttcattcctctgcatgtcgctgtccaatattcccagaaccatttgttgaagagactgcctttttttttttttttttttttttttttggccatacGATATTCTTTCGtgctttgtcaaggattagttgaccgtagagtcgaggggccatttctgggctctctgttctgttccattgatctatgtgtctgtttggtgcagtaccatactgtgttgaGGGTTATAGCTTTGTCATAGAGGCTGAAGTCCAGAatattgtgatgccaccagctttgattttctttgccaacattcctttggctgttTGGAGTCTTTCctgggttccatacaaattttaggattacttcttccagctctgtgaaaaaagctgATAGTATTTTCATAGGGACTGCTTTGAATGTGTAGATgactctaggtagcatagacacttAACAATATTTGGTCTTGCAACCCATGAGCATGCAacgattttccatttctttgagtcttcctcagtttctttcatgagtttctATAGTATTCTATAGTTCTATAGTTTGCTTCTTTGGTGAGgcttattcctatgtatcttaggGTTTTATGTGCAATTGTAAACAAGATCAACtttttgatttctccttctttGGTCTCATTGtaagtgtacagaaatgcaacggatttctatgccttgattttatatcctgctggTTTGCTGAGTTCCTGTATGAGTGCTatcaattttggggtggagtcttttgggttttccatacagaGTATCATGGCATCTGTGAGGAGTAAGAGTTTGACTTGTTCTTTGTTGATTCAgacaccttttctttccttttgttgtcaATTGCTGAGGCGAGGAattctagtactctgttgaacaacagtggtgagagtggatatccctgccttgttcttgaccttaggggaaaagctctcagtttttgccCATTGATATGATATTCACTGTGGCCTTTCCATATATGGCTCTTgtggtattgaggtatgttcccgcTATCCCTACACCGTGAAGAGTTttcatcaagaaaggatgctgtaccttgtgaaatgctttttctgtatctactgagAGGAttgtatggttcttgtcctttctttttgagGTAGTTTATACATAGATTGGTGTGTGCATGTTGGACCACCCCTGTATCCCAGGAGTAACaaccacttggtcatggtgaataatccttctaatgtgctattggatcctattggctaataacTGTCACACTGAAGTCCTCCCAGTTTTCATGACCCCTAATCCTAaattttaggatatatttttcCTCACATGAGGATATTCCCCTGGGTCACCGCAGGATCATCTCTTAGAAGGTCGCATGGTACCTGAGGGCCTCCTTGTCCTCAGACTCTGCTTCATTCTGCTTCATTGTTCAAGCAATGCCCTATAGGGTCAAAGAGATTGACGGACTTGGGCATTTTCCATTTCCTGGATGTGCTGAAGATGAGGGTTAGAGTGTTTGATTTGCCTTTTTCGTTCattggtttaatttttaaatgtcggTGGAGGACAGAATCCAGTCAGAGAAGAGTGAGTTCAGGACCACATGTCACAGGACTCAGCAGGGCCCTGGAGATGCTGATAACCTGCCCTTAGTATGGGTCCTGGAAACTTGGAAAGGGTGGTCTACACTGCACAGACTAGAATAGCAGGCATAATGTAGGCAGGCAGATAGGAGGCTCAGAGAATTGCATATGATAGAACAGATATAGCAAGAAATGCCCAACACAAAACCACATGTCCTGCCACTATGCTCATGGACAGGTCTGTAGGACTTTttacaaatcaaataaataaaaaaataacttatccTGGATGCAAGGACAGAGATGAGTACCAACCTTAAAGCCTCTCTCAGGATGCAAGGATGTGCATTAACCCTCGTTCATGCCAGCCTGGTGCAAagattttctgtgtctattgaataTTGCATAGGTCTCTGTTGTAACTACTCAACGTGCTTTTGTAGCTGGCAAGCAGCCATAGGCAATCCACGGATGAAGGGGCTGCTCCCTGGGCCccagaacccttagaatccacACCACCAGAGCCCTGTGGGAAAATGGGCTCTGTGCCCTTTGTGACATCCTGATCTGATTATTAAGAGAGCCCTAGTGTTCCAGGGAAGCAATGGCACTCACAGGAGGGGAACTCACATCGTGTAAAAGAGGCTGCAGGCACCAGGGATGGAGAGTGAGGGAGGCCTCTGGCCAGAGGACATCAGAGCTGTGCACCCTGAGCTGGGAGTTGCTGGTGAAGCAGTGCCTGGCCTCCCACGGAAACGAGGGTTGGGGTAATCCACTGCCCAAGAGTGCGGGGGAGTCCATTATACTTGGGCTGGTTGAAGGCAGTGGGGACGGTGACTCGTGCAAGGAGAGCAGGGGTAGTAGCTTTGAAGCGCCGGATCCTGTGGCAGTCCCCTCCCTGAGAAACCCCCAAGTCATGCTCAGAGTCAGTGCCCCTGGGGGCCTTAGGTTCGTGCTCCTGGGGGGCTTAGGTTCGGCAGGGCTCAGAGATGAGACTCCAGAGGCTGGGGAGGACCACAGATTTCCCGCggtgccctctctccctccgcTATGCTCCCGGCCCCCAGCGCTTGGCCGAACTTTCAGAGTTTTCTCCCTAGCCCTCAGCTTCCTTTTACCcgcctcgtcctcctcctccccaacccccccccctttttttaaagattcatgatttattttagaaagtgcaga
This genomic interval from Neovison vison isolate M4711 chromosome 1, ASM_NN_V1, whole genome shotgun sequence contains the following:
- the LOC122905414 gene encoding UL16-binding protein 3-like, with translation MRDRCPLAQPRPGHRKHVLPPGPRVPSEATRRLTWDSPRLGAAMGPTAATKFTGRLPLLLLLLLLLLLLRGIAAAPSGLGVGATLGGDALSLSYHSFITSQARPGQPWCEVQGQINGKTFFSYDCQTKEFKPIGPRGMKLKDRVFWQKQEETVELLVEELRKKLLDINAENFTKSRTGSLTMQGRLMCERGADGHTRASWQFCFNEPITYLFDPKNRKWTVDPSGGQQVKDMLDDDRELTMLLVRTSNGDCQSWLQQVWEHRDETQETTVPPTMRQDTAPGRASAIRPGTWIFPLLISCVVILGIRVGDH